A window of Hevea brasiliensis isolate MT/VB/25A 57/8 chromosome 14, ASM3005281v1, whole genome shotgun sequence contains these coding sequences:
- the LOC110649222 gene encoding uncharacterized protein LOC110649222 gives MRIKANKVSKLVQITRAPIRVVCKARDFYVKSMLNFAGSGKVGYGGIGGGTAQLPKSFSVNSSRAVDDDEEFKKLQRLLSAKGISEVETYLHCRQGDGRSYSEGSSWLKRSYSVGVGKIGRIDEDRACSFREDDNDAQANLYPRSRSRAIRRKFV, from the coding sequence ATGAGAATCAAAGCAAACAAGGTGAGCAAGCTGGTGCAAATAACACGAGCACCCATTAGGGTTGTGTGCAAGGCAAGAGACTTTTATGTGAAGAGCATGTTGAACTTTGCTGGTAGTGGTAAGGTTGGCTATGGAGGCATAGGTGGTGGAACTGCTCAATTGCCTAAGAGTTTTAGTGTCAATTCTTCAAGGGCAGTGGATGATGATGAGGAGTTCAAGAAACTTCAGCGGTTGTTGTCTGCGAAGGGAATAAGTGAAGTGGAGACCTATCTCCATTGCAGGCAAGGTGATGGGAGATCGTATAGCGAGGGGTCTAGTTGGTTGAAGAGGAGTTACAGTGTTGGGGTAGGAAAGATCGGAAGAATTGATGAGGATAGAGCTTGTTCATTTAGAGAAGATGATAATGATGCCCAGGCAAATTTGTATCCCAGGAGTAGAAGTCGTGCTATTAGAAGGAAATTCGTCTAA